Proteins encoded in a region of the Clostridium beijerinckii genome:
- a CDS encoding SDR family oxidoreductase codes for MDYKNKVCVITGGALGIGRCLTREFSNVGAKVIFIDKNKEAGNENVEYIKRKGGEVEFFLGDIAEEDTLYKFAEFIIKRYTHIDYLINNACLNKKGIISKCSYEDFNYVLKVGVTAPYILTQLLMNNFNKNGAIVNISSTRAYMSQSDTESYTAAKGGILALTHGLSVSLSNKVRVNSISPGWIDTGAYYDEEYVPKYSESDLLQHPSGRIGNPKDIARAAMFLCNEENSFINGENINIDGGMTKLMIYNDDNGWRYDNN; via the coding sequence ATGGATTATAAGAATAAAGTATGCGTAATTACTGGAGGAGCTTTGGGGATAGGAAGATGCTTAACAAGAGAATTTTCAAATGTCGGTGCTAAAGTTATCTTCATTGATAAAAATAAAGAAGCAGGGAATGAAAACGTAGAATATATAAAAAGAAAAGGTGGAGAAGTTGAATTCTTTTTAGGCGATATTGCAGAAGAGGATACTTTATATAAGTTTGCAGAGTTTATAATAAAAAGATATACACATATAGATTACCTCATTAATAATGCTTGCCTTAATAAAAAAGGAATTATTTCTAAATGTTCATATGAAGATTTTAATTATGTACTCAAAGTTGGAGTAACCGCGCCATACATATTAACCCAGTTACTTATGAATAATTTTAATAAAAATGGTGCAATTGTAAATATTTCATCTACTAGAGCCTATATGTCACAATCTGATACAGAAAGTTATACAGCTGCTAAAGGCGGAATTTTGGCATTGACTCATGGACTTTCTGTTAGTCTTTCTAATAAAGTCAGGGTGAATTCGATTAGCCCAGGTTGGATTGATACAGGTGCTTATTATGATGAAGAATATGTACCAAAGTATAGTGAGAGTGATTTATTGCAGCATCCATCAGGCAGAATAGGGAATCCAAAAGATATAGCGAGAGCAGCTATGTTTTTGTGTAATGAAGAAAATAGCTTTATTAATGGAGAAAATATTAATATAGATGGCGGAATGACAAAACTT
- a CDS encoding ketopantoate reductase family protein, whose protein sequence is MKIGIIGMGAIGGYIAAMLCRSKENVNVVAYGKTLNKIKTDGISLKSEINGSFTVFPTLATDDSDDIGVVDIIFVCVKGYSLKAAAKAILPMVGDHTLIIPIINGVDGGNKLYSYLRKGKVTDAIMSISSKIEGDGVIKHTSQNTRIFISSNKKRPMYKRDLERIYNVLTKSNILCEVRRDAEIFAWNNYVFNCAFNITDSYYDVKVKGILEDKMKFETFCNVAKECEEVARSKGINLHPNIYENAINTLKSLSKKSISSMHRDVVSGKKFELELFCGDLCRMGKDLGVPTPYTQKAYEKLRVLQPV, encoded by the coding sequence ATGAAGATTGGAATAATTGGAATGGGAGCGATAGGTGGGTATATTGCTGCTATGCTTTGTAGAAGTAAAGAAAATGTTAATGTTGTAGCGTATGGAAAAACATTAAATAAAATAAAGACTGATGGAATTTCATTGAAAAGTGAAATAAATGGAAGTTTTACTGTTTTTCCTACACTTGCAACAGATGATTCAGATGATATTGGTGTTGTTGACATTATCTTTGTTTGCGTAAAAGGATATTCTTTAAAGGCGGCAGCAAAAGCAATTTTACCTATGGTAGGTGATCATACTTTAATTATTCCTATAATTAATGGGGTAGACGGCGGAAATAAGCTATATTCTTACTTAAGAAAAGGAAAAGTAACAGATGCTATTATGTCAATTAGCTCAAAAATTGAAGGTGATGGAGTTATTAAGCATACTAGCCAAAATACTAGAATATTTATATCATCTAATAAAAAACGCCCTATGTATAAAAGAGATTTAGAACGGATCTATAATGTTTTGACTAAATCAAATATTTTATGTGAGGTAAGAAGAGATGCAGAAATTTTTGCATGGAATAACTACGTATTTAATTGTGCTTTTAATATAACTGATTCATACTACGATGTGAAAGTAAAAGGAATATTAGAAGATAAAATGAAATTTGAAACATTTTGTAATGTAGCAAAGGAATGTGAAGAAGTTGCTAGAAGTAAGGGAATAAATCTTCATCCTAATATTTATGAGAATGCAATCAATACACTAAAAAGCTTATCTAAAAAAAGTATAAGTTCAATGCATAGAGATGTTGTATCTGGGAAAAAATTTGAGCTTGAATTATTTTGTGGCGATTTATGTAGGATGGGAAAAGATTTGGGAGTTCCTACCCCTTATACTCAAAAAGCTTATGAAAAGCTAAGAGTTTTACAACCTGTGTAA
- a CDS encoding LysR family transcriptional regulator, which produces MIFDLNLYKVFLTVAKCKNISRAAEILFVSQPAVSKSIKTLETSFNVTLFSRSSKGVTLTPEGKILFDHIENAFDELNLGENILEKLKNKETGTINLGVSTTIGKNYFLPRFREFIKEYPYFKTKIINKPTLDTIKLVQEEKLDLGIIGTTSTQDDLNFIRLCKIQDILVASGTYLEKLNLNSADDTLAEGSFMLLENPNATREHIESYFNKHNINIIPDIEASNMDFLIECAKMGLGITSVIKEFLNDELENKILLEIPLKDEIPPRYIGVIYKNSNNLSIAAKTLIDFLKN; this is translated from the coding sequence ATGATTTTTGATCTAAATCTTTATAAAGTCTTTCTCACAGTGGCCAAATGTAAGAATATATCCCGTGCAGCTGAAATTCTTTTTGTTTCTCAACCTGCTGTAAGTAAATCAATAAAAACATTAGAAACTTCTTTTAATGTAACCTTATTTTCGAGAAGTTCAAAAGGTGTGACCCTAACACCAGAAGGAAAAATATTATTTGATCACATAGAAAACGCTTTTGATGAACTTAACCTTGGAGAGAATATTTTGGAAAAGCTAAAAAATAAAGAAACTGGTACAATTAACTTGGGTGTAAGCACAACCATTGGGAAAAATTATTTTTTACCTAGATTTCGAGAATTTATAAAAGAATATCCTTATTTTAAGACCAAGATAATAAATAAACCTACTTTGGATACAATAAAGTTAGTTCAAGAAGAGAAATTAGATTTAGGCATAATCGGTACTACTTCCACCCAAGATGATCTTAATTTTATAAGGCTTTGCAAAATTCAAGATATCTTAGTAGCAAGTGGTACTTATTTAGAAAAACTAAACTTGAATTCTGCTGATGATACATTAGCTGAAGGATCTTTTATGCTTCTTGAAAATCCTAACGCTACACGAGAACATATAGAAAGCTATTTTAATAAACATAATATCAATATCATTCCAGATATTGAAGCCAGCAATATGGATTTTTTAATTGAATGCGCAAAAATGGGACTTGGTATTACTTCTGTTATAAAAGAGTTTTTAAATGATGAGCTTGAAAATAAAATCCTTTTAGAAATTCCTCTAAAAGATGAGATCCCTCCCAGATATATAGGTGTGATCTATAAAAATTCAAATAATCTTTCAATAGCCGCTAAAACACTTAT